AGAGCACTCATTTAATTATGTCCCTGTGCTATGGAAGGTTCACTACCGCTAAAGCACTCAGCTTACTGGGGAAGTCAgagaatgttttcttttgtagtggaaaatacatgtatttttctCCCTTAGTAATGTAAGTGACTGACATTATTTAGCCATAACGatatcaacagaaaaaaaagttagtGGCGTAGTTGGAGCCTAGCGGTTTAagaaactgtgtaaaaaaatataaattagcttAAAGTCCTGAGGGCTGCATTCTTAAAGTGTGATAAAAGTTCTCATTTAGTTAAATCTCTATGGTTTTATGTCTGCCTCTGGCGTGTGCACCAGATACAGTAACATCATTACTATTTAGGTCTCTTTATATTAAAGATGTATTTATGCTTTTTAGTCACTGCAGTAGATTTACTCCATATCTATAGCTGGCCATGCATGGAGTTAGGTGGCTGACCAAGTTGCTaggatatttatttatgtttcaatTAACTCTTCGATCATCACTCTGGACTAAAAATTATGAGACTCATCAGTGTTTGAGGAAGGTGAAAGGAAATTTATTAGGCCAGCTACATCTGTCAGAATTGGTATCAACCTATATGTATCCAGTATAATCCTTAGGAAGTACAGAAAATGAAATGTGCCTCGTTATGGTATGCAATTGCAATGTAAGGTTGGCTGAATGCAAcccacagtagagtcctgcagcgggtcgggtacccgcaaaaacctgtggtaccctgcgggtagaagttccgggtgcgggtatagatgcaggtcggTGGTGCTGCGGGTTTGCAGGTCGGGCTGcgagtcttctcaatagtgatttttactccttttttctgatcacgcctacagccgatgatgtcacttccggtttacaatgacagcacttcctgattcttgatggtcagcgggtcccggttgcagataaggtacttgcgggtcgggtaacaggtccaagcgggtaagaatgcgggtccgtgTTCCAAAAAAATCGACCCGCGCAGAACTCTAACCCATAGTTGTAGTCAGGAGCCATCTTGCATTAGTGGTCTTCTAAACATATGCCACTCAGCCTTCTTTGTAGTAAAAATTCAAACCAAAAAGCAGTGCCTTGTGGGACTCTAAATACATTGTCAGCGTCATCCAGCCTACACTGCACCTATCTTGCTGATAGTTGGTGTACCGGCTAAAAAGAAGCTGCATCCAAGGTAATGGAGCTTTTTGAGATATTCGGTTGTTTATGTACTACCCATTTGGCAGCATCTGTTGTATCCATCTGTACTCTGTCCCATGAGGTGATTACATATGTCCATATCACTGGGATAAATGCCAGTGATATTGTAATGTATTGGAGATAACAATAATTTGTAGGTGTTACACATTAAAAAGCAGCTCTAATGGAATGACTTTTTTGAATCTGTGGGAAGTTGATAAATCATTGCATAATTATTTGGCAGTTAAATCTGCTTGTTCATTTGCTGTAGGTCTCTGTATTAAAACAAAATGACGACCATACAGATTTGATTTCCCCAGTTGCGGGAATAAACAAAGCCACTACCATTTCTAACATTTGTAATTCTTTTTGTCAGAATGCATATTTGAAGAGTAACTGATTTGGAGCGGATAAATCAAAGCTTGTTAGGGAGCTTCCCAAGTTGAGTTCTCCACTCTTTAATTGGAGGACCCCCTACTGCTGCCAATTTCTTCAGTAAAAATGAGGGTTTCATACTAGGAACATCAGGATTAGCTTTGTGATATCCCTCCAGTACCATTAGCACTTCATGCAAGCCAACAGCAGAAGCATGAAACATAGGACCCCCTCTATGCTTAGGCCATCCATAGCCATTGTTGTATATTACATCAATATCTTCAGGGCCGGAAGCGATACCATCCTCCAGGATCCTGAATCCTTCATTTATCAGAGCATATAAGCATCGTTGTAGAATCTGCTCTGGACTTATAGcttgctgttttatgtgataaGTATTTCTGTACTTATCCAAGAAGTCCCTGATCCAAGGATCAGGGCGTGCATTTCTGCCACCAGGTTTTTCATATTGGTACCAGCCTTTACCACTTTTctgcccaaacctgcccaactcGCAGAGCATGTCTGCAAGCGGGCAGTATCTTTTACCTTCTCGCTGCCTTGCAGGAGTTCCTGGAGGAACTCTGGAACCTGTTAAGCCCTTCTCCATTCTCGATCTCCAACCCACATCCAGCCCAGCCAAATCCATCATACGGAATGGCCCCATGGCAAAGCCAAATTCCTCGAGTGCTTGATCTACTTCTTCAGGATAGTAACCTTCTTCCAACAGATAATTTGCCTGATCAAGATATGGACCCAGCATTCGGTTGCCAACAAAAAGAGGGCAGTTTCCAACtagtacagcaactttacccAAGGTTTTTCCAAGGCTCATGGCTGTGGCAATGGTGGTGGGTGAAGTGTGACGACCTCGGACCACTTCCAAGAGTCGCATGATATTGGCAGGGGAGAAGAAATGAGTGCCAATTACTAGTTCAGGCCGGTGTGTAACTGAAGCAATTTCATCAATGTCGAGGCCTGAGGTGTTAGTACACAAGAAAGCATCAGGCTTCATGACTGATGAGAGCTTACGGAATACTTCTTTTTTCAGATTCATATTTTCATAAACAGCTTCAATAACCAAATCCACCTCTTTAAGGTCTTCAAAATTTAATGTGAAGTGAACAGAACCCAGTCCATTTCCATCTGGTGAACTACTTCCTTGCTTTTTTAGCTTCTCAGCTTCCCTTTCCAACAAACCATTTACAGCCTTTTTCCCCAAATCGAGTTGCTTTGTATCTTGTTCCAGGGCAATAACAGGAATATTTGCCTTTGAGAGAGAAGTGACTATTCCTCTTCCCATTGTCCCCAGTCCTGCAGAGGAAAATTATAGATTAGGATTTTAACTCTCAGTAATACAAGATGAAAAAAGTCATTTGGAGCATAAATAAAATGATGCTATATTGTTTGTAATGGTACTCAGAACTGGAGATGTCTTGTTGtcagaaatattttcttaaaggagaaggaaaggctaaaattaagtaagttttattagAACTTataaataaaccctcaaagtaatgctgctccgagtcctctgtcaaaagaaacatcacatttagtttattctattgtgtacagatggacttttgtatcagacttcctgttttcatcttaaacctccagggcacggctttgagcatgctcagtctgctcctctctctctccctcctccccttcctgctgtaatctgagcacagagctatgagtgagcagggagagactcaggcaggaagtgatgtcacaccaagccaatatggcagttgctatcctaaacaaacagaacgCTTCAAGatctgtttactcaagtatggtaaagcattttacagaataaatatagtgttatagcttgtactattgtggctaatctattggcaataaactgcttcagtagctttccttctccttcaactcATTGGATAAACATGTGGATAAAATGCATACAATCCTAGATTATTGCACATTTTCCAGAAGGAAATGAGTTTGAGAAATAAATGTAAAGGAAATTTTCTCTTAAAACATTCTATATGGGCACTGTAGAAAAAGGTTATCGACTACAGGTTAAATCCTCTAAAATTCCAGGAAACTCTGCAAATTGACTTTCTGGATTATATGAATTTGTGGTTCCTTCAACACACTAAAATTCACTTTAAATGCTGAACCAGTGAAAGACgtgggggtaatttactaactcatagcaaccaatcaataattaGCTTTGTCTGAATTACTACACATTGCTATTAGTAACTGCACTGGCGCAGTCCCGCACCTGTGTTAATAAAAGAGCCCTATAGTGTTTATTTACTAACACTCACACCAagatatttttctaattttaagtAATTGTTCAATTTTATGTTTAGTTGAGTAATATGGTGGAATGGTAGTGCTGAGTAACCATAATGGAAATAATTGTAATTCTGTGGTCAGCGCCGTTATTCTGTACTAATAATATGTGACTGTGCACTTCAGTACTGGCAAAGACAACAGTTCTACTGGCACAACAAACAGAAAACTGTAAGCCAGGAGAAAAAACTGAATCTGGTgattaatcaaattaaaaaagcTTCCACAGACAAATATTCATTTATCACAGAATATGAAAAATGAATATCGTTATTACATCTGAGAGATGACAAAGCTTCCATAAACTTATTCATATGCAAGTGCAAACAAAGTTCTCTCTGGCTCTTATAGCTTTGTGCGCTTTGTTTGCATTGTCAAGATAAACAAGACATAGCATTTCGTGAGAGTTCACTCACATACTAATTGACTTCATATGACCTATGCAAACTGGCTTTTCACCAACACACTCAAATGAGACCACCTTATGGAAAGTTTGAGAAAGTCCCAGGACCAAAGGACACCTCTCCCCTAATGTATCATCCATGCCTGACTCTTGCCTTTCCTTGTCTATTCATGGTCGCACACAAAGTCAAAAGCTATTGTCAACATTGGCCACTTTCTTTCTGTAGCAAATGAGAAACCACTTGCTTCTGCCATAATCTTCTCTCACCTAAACCACTGTACTCTTCTGCTAGCTGGACTCCTAAACTTTTACCTTGaatgcttcttttttttcataACAAGCAACTCTTTTTAGTTGCTACTCGGGTTGCCATCTTTTGCAACTGGTGGATGATGTGGGGGCAGGCACAGGGCTCAAAATGGGCAGAGCTATGAAGCAAAGGGGGCAGAACTATGATGTAAAAGTGCTGTGACATTGGTGGCCAAAGTGCGGAGTAGACAGGGTAAAAGAAGTAATGGGTATATATAGACAAACTGAATCGTAATTCCCAATAAAGTTTCTCTTGGAGGCACTAATCAGTTAACTGTATTTCCTGTGCCCCGAGAactagtttatttttaaattcttacaAAAAGCAAACCTGTGTGCATCTAGTGTCATATTGACAAATAACTTTAATTATCGAAAAGTTTTAGAAATTTGTTTAGATTTTCCTTTCATTAGTCTTTTTTGTATTATCAGTTTCCCTTTATTCAAACCAAAGTTTTAATCAGACTATTTAAAAATATAGTGGAGAATAGAAAGATTCCCAGTTACAACTGTAACCTAATTTTGAACATGACCAGTTCTATGAGCCAAGAAGCACTGCGCCCATGCCTATGAGGTACAAGAAATGGCATGTGCATTGCTGGAGAGaagtatttaaaggcaaactaaagcttaactaaagaagtagggttgATATATTGTAGatcatgttttgtgcttctgtaccagcccaaggcaaccacaacccttttagcagtaaagatctgtgcctccaaagttgccccagtagttccccatcttcttttctgctgattcactgcacatgcgcatgctctgtgctgctgtcacttactgagcttaggaaccaactcaacatatacaatatacatacattatatatatatatatatatatatatatatatatatatatatatatatatatatatatatatatatatatatatatatatatatatatatatatatatatatatatatatatatatatatatatatatatatatatatatatataaagagcaaaaaaagccagcacagctcgtttaaaaagtcttgttgcctgggtgctaacagcaaaatagtaatgtatatctggaaacaggcgagcacacacaggtcttaattgaaaaacaaaaggtgtttattaaacaaaaaactgacgtttcggctagcactctagcctttctcaaagtacaaatgcacactaaaaaccaaccttttaaacccccagtggcgggaagggagggaaagtgatgtcataggtcaggaatgttaagtggataaacagtatgcaacaaaaggggcgtgggagtaaggtgaagtgaaaccatcaaagaaaaaaggggaggttaataatatatacatatcaaggcaagcagtaattgcagaaaaagtacatgttaacattaatatatacagagacTAATAAAAGCTCCAACGCAGGGAGCTTAATGACCTCCCCACCCCAATTAAATTCACTGCTCAGATCAACTGCAAAGAAATACCCTTTTTGGACATCTTATTATCTAAACAAGAAACCACATTGAGCACGACAATCTACCGCAAGCCGACTGACCGCAACACCCTGTTGCAT
The Xenopus laevis strain J_2021 chromosome 9_10S, Xenopus_laevis_v10.1, whole genome shotgun sequence DNA segment above includes these coding regions:
- the ehhadh.S gene encoding peroxisomal bifunctional enzyme, with the translated sequence MAATRSLSRTVALIKINHPPVNALSTPVCEALIKEFAEAIKDPSIEAIVLCGANGKFCAGADIREFSSASRRTVSLEGINAEIESSKKPVVAAIEGVALGGGLELALSCHYRVAHIKAVVGLPEVLIGILPAAGGTQRLPRLIGIPAALDIIVRGRHVPATEAFQLGIVDEVVQSSAIDAAVQMARKVIGKPLASRRLSTNTVQYNINVDAFLDTALEKAKRQFRGAQAPLACIDAVRASAQLPYQRGIEKERQLFASLWATGQPQAQQYAFFAERNVGKWTLPSGERWDNVRPCPVRTAAVIGLGTMGRGIVTSLSKANIPVIALEQDTKQLDLGKKAVNGLLEREAEKLKKQGSSSPDGNGLGSVHFTLNFEDLKEVDLVIEAVYENMNLKKEVFRKLSSVMKPDAFLCTNTSGLDIDEIASVTHRPELVIGTHFFSPANIMRLLEVVRGRHTSPTTIATAMSLGKTLGKVAVLVGNCPLFVGNRMLGPYLDQANYLLEEGYYPEEVDQALEEFGFAMGPFRMMDLAGLDVGWRSRMEKGLTGSRVPPGTPARQREGKRYCPLADMLCELGRFGQKSGKGWYQYEKPGGRNARPDPWIRDFLDKYRNTYHIKQQAISPEQILQRCLYALINEGFRILEDGIASGPEDIDVIYNNGYGWPKHRGGPMFHASAVGLHEVLMVLEGYHKANPDVPSMKPSFLLKKLAAVGGPPIKEWRTQLGKLPNKL